A genomic window from Bubalus bubalis isolate 160015118507 breed Murrah chromosome X, NDDB_SH_1, whole genome shotgun sequence includes:
- the GDI1 gene encoding rab GDP dissociation inhibitor alpha — protein MDEEYDVIVLGTGLTECILSGIMSVNGKKVLHMDRNPYYGGESSSITPLEELYKRFQLLEGPPETMGRGRDWNVDLIPKFLMANGQLVKMLLYTEVTRYLDFKVVEGSFVYKGGKIYKVPSTETEALASNLMGMFEKRRFRKFLVFVANFDENDPKTFEGVDPQNTSMRDVYRKFDLGQDVIDFTGHALALYRTDDYLDQPCLETINRIKLYSESLARYGKSPYLYPLYGLGELPQGFARLSAIYGGTYMLNKPVDDIIMENGKVVGVKSEGEVARCKQLICDPSYVPDRVRKAGQVIRIICILSHPIKNTNDANSCQIIIPQNQVNRKSDIYVCMISYAHNVAAQGKYIAIASTTVETTDPEKEVEPALELLEPIDQKFVAISDLYEPIDDGSESQVFCSCSYDATTHFETTCNDIKDIYKRMAGSAFDFENMKRKQNDVFGEADQ, from the exons ATGGACGAGGAATACGACGTGATCGTGCTGGGGACCGGACTCACC GAATGTATCCTGTCGGGTATCATGTCTGTGAACGGGAAGAAGGTGCTGCACATGGACCGGAACCCCTACTATGGGGGCGAGAGCTCCTCCATcacccccctggaggag CTGTATAAGCGTTTTCAGTTGCTGGAGGGGCCCCCTGAGACAATGGGCCGGGGCCGAGACTGGAACGTTGACTTGATCCCCAAATTCCTCATGGCCAATG GGCAGCTCGTGAAGATGCTATTGTATACAGAGGTGACACGCTACCTGGACTTCAAGGTGGTGGAGGGCAGCTTTGTCTACAAGGGGGGCAAGATCTACAAAGTACCATCTACTGAGACTGAAGCCTTGGCTTCCA ACCTGATGGGCATGTTTGAGAAACGGCGCTTCCGCAAGTTCCTGGTGTTCGTGGCAAACTTTGATGAGAACGACCCCAAGACCTTTGAGGGCGTCGACCCCCAGAACACCAGCATGCGTGACGTCTACCGGAAGTTTGACTTGGGCCAGGATGTCATTGACTTCACTGGCCATGCCCTGGCGCTCTACCGCACTGATGA CTACCTGGACCAGCCATGTCTCGAGACCATCAACCGCATCAAGTTGTACAGCGAATCCCTGGCTCGGTATGGAAAGAGCCCGTATCTGTACCCACTCTATGGCCTTGGCGAGCTGCCCCAAGGCTTTGCAAG ATTGAGTGCCATCTACGGGGGGACGTACATGCTGAACAAACCAGTGGACGACATCATCATGGAGAATGGCAAGGTGGTGGGCGTGAAGTCCGAGGGCGAG GTGGCCCGCTGCAAGCAGCTGATCTGTGACCCCAGCTATGTTCCTGACCGCGTGCGGAAGGCCGGCCAGGTTATCCGTATCATCTGCATCCTCAGCCACCCGATCAAGAACACCAACGATGCCAACTCCTGCCAAATCATCATCCCCCAGAACCAGGTCAACAGGAAGTCAG ACATCTACGTGTGCATGATCTCCTATGCACACAACGTGGCCGCGCAGGGCAAGTACATTGCCATCGCCAGCACCACAGTGGAGACCACAGATCCCGAAAAGGAGGTTGAGCCGGCCCTGGAGCTGCTGGAGCCCATTGACCAGAA GTTTGTGGCCATCAGTGACTTGTACGAGCCCATCGATGATGGTTCCGAGAGCCAG GTGTTCTGTTCCTGCTCCTACGACGCCACCACACACTTTGAGACAACCTGCAACGACATCAAAGACATCTACAAGCGCATGGCAGGCTCCGCCTTTGACTTTGAGAACATGAAGCGCAAACAGAATGATGTCTTTGGGGAAGCTGACCAGTGA